Genomic DNA from Methanosarcina sp. MTP4:
GAACTTACGGATAACTTCTGCTACCATAACCGGGCGTATGACAGTTTTGAGAGCTTTCCTGCCTGGGCAAAGGAGACTCTGGCTGCTCACAGGCAGGACCGGCGGGAATACCTGTATACGCAAGAAGAACTGGAGTTTGGAAAGACCCATGATCCTCTCTGGAACGCAAGCCAGGTCCAGCTGCTCCGTACCGGGAAGATGCACGGGTACATGAGAATGTACTGGGCAAAAAAAATCCTTGAATGGAGTGAATCCCCGGAAAAAGCGCTTGAAACTGCCATTTATCTCAATGACAGGTACGAGCTGGACGGCAGGGACCCCAACGGCTATGTGGGGATTCTCTGGAGCATCGGGGGGCTCCACGACCGTGCCTGGAGGGAAAGGGAGGTTTTCGGAAAACTCCGCTACATGAACTATTCGGGTGCCAGGCGGAAGTTTGATGTGGACGCTTATGTGGCTATGTATCTTCCCGATGAGTGACTTAAGAAAAGGGGGTATGGACCTTCTGAAAACAGTTTCCGAAACTTTTTTTGCTTCATTTCGGATAAGAAGAGTTCAGGGTTCATGAATAACGATTTCTTCTTTTTTCAGGTGTGGCTGCCGAAGATAAGTCCGGAATAATTGAGTTTCTGGCATTTATAAATATAATAAATATCATATTTATATTTGTATTTTTATATTAGTTTGTACTAATCAGAGTCAAACAAAAGGGAGTGGTTATCATGGTAGAGAAAACTGCTATTGACTGGATTGCACTGGTGCTTGTCATCGTGGGGGGCTTGAATTGGGGCCTTGTTGGTCTCTTCGGGTTTGACCTGGTGGCAGCTATCTTCGGGGAAATGAGCACAATCTCCAGAGCCGTATATTCGCTTGTGGGGCTTGCGGCACTTTATACGATCTACTTTGCAACGAAAAAATGAGAACTGAAAAATCGGGGTGGAACTAAAAAATTCAGATGGAGCTGAAATCCAGGTTATAACTGAAAAATCCTGGTTTTTTCCTTTTTTGAGCTGCGCAACGTCTATAAGCACTTTATTCCGGCTCCTGTCCTGTTTGTATATCCCTCCCCGGGATTTCAGCAGGTCGGAACAACAGTTAGAGAGGGGCGGGAAGATTTTTCACTGCCCTTTTAGAACCCTGAGTTCGGAAAGCACTTCTTCGGCGTGGCCCTTCACTTTTACGTTGCTCCATATCCTGGCGATTCTGCCTTCGGGATCTATCAGGAAGGTCGTCCGGACCGTGCTCATGAATTCTTTTCCCATGAAGTTTTTCATGTGGAATACATCATATGTTTTGTGAATGTCAATTCCCGTATCGGAGAGCAGGCAAATACTGATGTCTTTTTTCTCTATGAATTTCCGGTGCGATTCCTCGCTGTCCCTGCTGACCCCCAGGATTACGGCATTTTCGGCTTCGAAATCTCCTTTCAACCTGCTGAAGTCCATGGCTTCCAGGCTGCACCCCTGAGTGTTATCCCTCGGGTAAAAATACAGGACCACCCATTTTCCTTTCAGGTCTTCCAGACAGTTTTTGTCCCCGTCCTGATCGGACAGGCAGAACTCCGGGGCAGGTTGGCCTGCCTCTAAAGATGTCTTTGCCATATTTTTTCCCTCCAACCTTTGTGCGATTCAGGTCACACCATCCGTGATAACAGTAATAATAATTTAAAAATTATACACTTTAAACTTATCTATCAAGTTATATTTTATATGTGTTTTACCACATTGGCTCATCCTTTCTTATGCATCCTTCATTATGCTTTCTTTCTTATGCGTTTTTATTGGTTCACTTTATCATTTCACCCTTTTCGCCCCCAGGCTAAGAGTCCTGCCTCAAGTGCCAGGACTGGCCCGACGATCCATCCTGCCCAGAGCAAAAACCCTCCCAGTCCCAGGATTAAGAAATACAGGGGGTCTGCAGCCCTTTCTTTTCCGTATCCCTTCTCCCTGAGGCTCAGGTAAATTGCAGATGCTCCTAGCCCCAGATGTGCAAAGGTCATAAAGAGGGCAATAATAATTTCGGGAGTATAGGCGCTCTTGCTCAGTGAAACCAGCATCTGGAAGAGGAAAGATATGCCTGTGCCCAGGAAGAGGAGCCCGGCAAGAGCTCCTGACCACCGCCCCGGATCGTAATCAACCACGTCTGCCTTTGTGCGGAGAATAATCAGGAAGCCTACAGTGAGTGTGAACAGCAGGGGGGTGAAGATGAAGAGCAGGCTCTGGCCTTCCCAGCGGTAGATCCTGATCTGGTTCAGGGGGATGAACAGCCACTCCTTAAGGGAAAAGCTTTCCAGGTAGCCCAGGACCACGCCGTAATTCCCTCCTCCGGGCGGGGAGTTGACTGCCGCGTAATAGGTCCCGCTTTCGGGGGCTTCCAGGTCGAGCCTGGCAAGGGAATAGAAGGCGCTGGGGGTGAAACCCTCGTAAGTTGCGCTTTTAGGTTGGCTCCCCGGAACTATCACTGCCCCGTTTCCTTCGGGAATTTCCACGTTTTCGGGCAGTTCTGATGCCTCTCCGCTCTCTTCTTCATCCTCTTCTCCACTCTCTCCTCTGCTTACAATTCCCGGCCCCATCAGGACGAGGTCAGGAAAGCCTCTGGTCCGGGGTTCGACAGGGATGATGAGTCCCAGCAGGATTCTTTCTCCCTTCTCCATCTCAAAACTGTAATACCGGACATCTCCTCCCCCGGAAAGCTCCCCGTAGAGGACGCGGGATTTCAAAGGGTCTTCAACGAAGATAGCCTCTTCAAGGCTTTTTCCTTCCCCGTCGAATACAGGCACGTGCGCAAAAACCGGTGGCAATAGGAAGTATGCGCTTAGCAGTACGGTCAGCAACACGGTCAGCAGCACAAGTACAGGTCTTCGTAAAAATCCGGAATTCCGGGCTCCCCACTTTTTCATATATAATATTCTTCCGGAAGATGTAAATAAGTATCAGAAAAATAAATGTCTGAACCGGGATACTGAAAATAATTATGATTGAATTCGTATACTGAATATAATTATGACTTAGTCAAGATACTGAATATGATTATGATTGAATCTGGATACTGAATATTATTTTTTATAAAAAACACTTGAAAATTGGGTTTGAAATCCCCTTTGTACTCCGCAAATCCTCCCTTGATAAATTTAGAGGTCATACTCATGAGAATCTGGGATATTCCCCCTGAGAAAATGTGCAGGCAGCACCTTCTAGGCGAACACCGGGAACTGCATGCCCTGTGGTCCATAATAACCAATAACAAAAAAGCATATTCCAACCACCCGGAGACGCTTCGCTGGAAGGGGAAATTAAAGGCCCTTTACCTGAGGCATGAAGCGCTGGTAGAAGAGATGTCGCAGAGGGGCTATAAACACCATTCCCCTCTGGACCCTACCCTGGCAACCGGAAAAGCTGTACAGGACGAGTTTGTATATTCTTATGAGGAGCAGGTCAAAACCCTGAGGGAAAGAGGATGTGACTGCAGGGTCTGAACCGGTTGTTTTCTAAGTTCGTTCTTTTATCTGCTGTGCAGGTCCATACCCAGGATCTGTGTGCCATTTCCATTTTCTCTTTCGTGTTCTATTTCTTTTACGTCCTCTTTCTGTTTTCGGGCTTTTTTATTTTTATATTAATCATTTACGTTAACTTTATATACTTTTAATTTAATAGAGAGACAGAGAGATATTTAGAGATAACAGATCTCGGATAATTTCTGTCAACTGGACCCGGATTAAAAGGCCGGGGTTTCCTGAGAGGTTTTTATGAAGCTTGTGCTGGATGAAGAGGAAGTCAGGGTCCTTGAATGCATCAAAGAGGTTCAAATCGAATGTGGCTTCCATATTCGGGATGTTATCAAAAAGGCAAAGGCCGAATATGGATTGTCCAGGACAACAGTGTACGAAATTATGGGTTACCTGGAGTTCCACGGCCTGGTAAGGACAAATAAAGCAGGGAACAGGGAACTCGATAAGAATACCTCTTATTTTGTAATCTGTCCGGGGTGCGGAAAGGAAATCCCGGGAGATGAATACGTCTACGAGAACGGCCGGACAATCTGCGAAGATTGCTACCTCGAAGCCCATCAGAAAATCAAGTTTGCGGACCCCATGGCGGTGCGTTCTAAGAAACTCTTCCGAAAGCAGCATGGCTTTGAAGGCACGGAGGGACTGACGGATCTGCAAAAAGAGCTCTATGACTTCATCCTGACTGAAGGGGGAGCTACACAGGAAAAAATCTCAAAGCTTTTTGGGCTAACGCCTCAGGAAACGAGTAACCAGCTTGCTCTCCTGAGGCACTGTGAACTGGTAAAGTGGCGAAAAACGAGGGACGAGATTTACATGGTTCCTTTTGATTCTTGATTAATTCGTATGTATTGAAGGAAGTGGTGAAATGTCAGAAAAAGTTGATATAGACGAAAGAATGGCAGCTCTAGCTGAACAGATCCCGGAAGTAATGAACGCACTTATGGGACTTCATGGCGAAGTCGCCAAAGACGGGGCTCTCAGCGCCAAAACGAAAGAAACAATGATGGTTGGGCTTTCAATAGCCCTGCACTGTGAGAACTGCCTTAGGAAACACATTCAGGTAGCTGTAAGTATGGGCGCGACCCGTGAGGAAATCATGGAGGTTGTAGGCGCGACCATATTGATGGCTGGCGGGCCTGCCGTGGCTTATGGGTCTACGATTGTCCTTGAGACCCTTGACGAACTGAATGTCTGAAACATAAGCAATTTCAAAAATAAACAATTTCAAAATCCAGTGATTTTTTAGTTTACACTAATCACTGGATTTTAGAACTGGGTGGTGATATTAGATGACAGAAGAAAAAGCCGATCATGTCATTTGCGGGGTTTGCGGCTGTGAACTGGAAGGGGAAGACAGTATCGAAGAAGATGGTAAGGTTTTGTGTGAAGACTGCTACATAGAATCCCACCATAAAATCAAGACCTGTGATCCCTGGGCAGTGCGTTCCAAAAAGATGTTCAGGGAAGGAGCAGGGCTTGAAGGGGCGGAGGGTCTGACTGACCTGCAAAAAGCCATTTATGAACTCATCGTCTCCACAGGCGGGGTAAAACGTGAAGATCTTGCAAAAAAGTTTGAAATTTCTCCGCAGGAAGCCGAGAATCAGTTCGCTCTCCTGAGGCATTGTGAGCTTGTAAAGGGACAGAAAAGATCGGATGGAGTATACCTGGTACCTTTTGACAGCTTAAACCCGGAAAATGTTTGATTTTTTGTAACTATCCAGTTACTTCAATTTCTGAGTTATTTTTCGTATAAACTCAACATTTACTTTTTTTATAATTAATACAACATAAAACTCGAAATATTTGAGAGCTACCTATGGAACATGAAGAGATTCTTACTCAATACCGCTTGAATCCTGATCTATTAGGCAGTGTACCAAAAGTTCTGTAAAATATGATTGACTCTGTATCCTCTTTCTCTTGGACACAAAAAACAGGATGCAGAGTCAATGATCAATGTATTACCACTTATTAGAGATTATCTTATCGATCAGGAATTTAGTAATGGAAGAGTAATCAAAATAGAGAGTGAAAGGGTGCAGAGATAATTTTACAGAAAATTTGGGACACTACCTTATTCTGCTTCTTCCAAATAGAAGATACGTCCATCCACCGTATCATGCAGATAATCGATCCTGCCAATCTCAAACCGTACGACATAGAGGCCGGTTCTCTCCCGGATATCAGCGAGCATTTCTTCCTGTTTATCCGGGTGCACCAGATCAATCTTTTCGTAGACAATCTCTTTGCTGCGCATCCGGCTGGTAAAACCCCAGCCATTCTCAAGGGTCCAGATGACTCCGGTGATCAGCACATTGGTGAGAATCAGCTCCTCATACTGGCCGCTACTGATAAGTATCGAGTTCAGGACAGGGAGAGCGACCATGAGAAAGAGATATGTCATCTCATGAATCGGGACCGTCTCTGTTCTGTACCGCAGCACAGAAAAAAGGGCAAACAGCCCGAACCCGGCCCCGATTGAGAGCTCCACGCTGGTGAAAAGCCCCATGATGAAGTAGATCACCGTGTTGAAGGCGAGGAACGTGAAGAGGTAGGTGTGCTCACTCTGCCGCGGGAAGTAGACGAAGCGTATGATGATGAACGCAAACAGGAAATTGATGAAAAAACCCAGGACAAATATGAGGTTTGTATCGCTCAGCATATGCAGGTGCCCCCTCTGGAGAGTTTATCGAGGAGCAGCAGATTTTTCTTGAAACGGTTATGCTTCACCTGTGTTCTGGTAAGAGATATTCCGGTGCAATATTTTGAAAAGCTGGTACTTCTGATTCCCAGAGTATGCAGTAACGCACCCGCAGGGGACTGCCGCAGCGGGCAGTTGTGTTTTATCTCTCCCACAACAACATCCGGATAGGAATATTCGCATTCATCGGTTTGGAAAGAGAGGTCCAAATCAAACGTGATGCGTTCGGGATGGTCCCGTGCAACAAGGGTGACTCTCGTGTAATCGGTCGTAAGAACCGGGTGGAACGCCCGGTAGTCATATGGAAATGCGGACGAAAGGAATGCCTCCGGGGCCGGCTCTGAGAGTTTGGTATCGCCCTCTACAGGGATACGCCTCTTCATAGTGTTTCCGGTGTTTCGTTTCTCTTTGATTTCAAGATAGGAGTCCCCTGATGAGAGATAGTGACGGACTCGCAGTTTGAAGCGGTTGGCTTTGCCGTTGTGGTGCTGAAGATATGTCAGGAATGAATCGGTGTCATAATAATCGGTTGAATACCTGCTCATTCTGGAATGGTCAATCTCGAGCACCCGGTATGACCCGGAAAGGCCGGTAAGAAGTTCTGAGAACTGGGCCCGGGTCATCAGGAATTTTCGCTCCTTTCTATTGAGGAGTTGGGCATCTGAGTTTTTTAGTTCTTCAAGGGTAATTTTTTCAAACCGTTCAAGTTCTGCCGGGAGACTAGAAAGAGGGGTGGGGGATGTCTTCATCATGAAGACCCCCCTGTTTGTGTGGAAAGATATGCCATAACCGCATCATACCGGCTATCTGCATGTTCGATGAGCTCGTTGAGTGAGGCATCAAATTCGTCCGAACTCTTTAGATTGGAATACCCTTCTGTTTCCCCTTCCGCACCGGTGACATAAGGCTCAATAAGCTCATGGTTAAACCGGTAGGTTGTTTCCATCGCTTCCGGTTCAAAGACGGTTGTAACAACGTCTTCAAGGTCATCCAGGTACATTGCATGATACACAGGGTCGTCCATCAGGTAGCGAATAAGCGGCCAGGAATCGTCAACCTCATCCAGAGTGAGCGAAAGCGGCGTTCCCCTCCGGCCACCACCGTTCTGCATCCCACCGGCATTATCCGTGTCTTCTAACGGCGGGGCCATCCGCTGGCCACCCATGATTCTGTCTCCTCCCATGGGAGGCCGGGTATCCTCACCCTCGGCCCATTCAGGTGGCTGCATATCTCCTCCAAAATCCGGGATGCTGGTGTTTGTCTGCCCGCCGTTCGGCCGTTCCATTGCTTGCCTATCTATGGTATCTGCATTTTTTCCCGCGGAGAGGGCCTCGTTGTTATCCCATGGGATCCAGTTAATTATCCCGTCTGATGGGTTGGTGTAGAGATAGTAATTCTTGCTTGAGATTCCGTAGGTGTCCCAGTTCTGGATCACGGTATTCACGGCGAGCCATCGGATAAATCCATCAACGTTGAAGGTCTCCTCCAGATTATCTCTCCATTCTTCGGGGTCAGTTGTCCGGGTGTCGTCATTGAGAACGGTATACAATGTTTCCACATCGCTCCAGTCTTCA
This window encodes:
- a CDS encoding peroxiredoxin; translated protein: MAKTSLEAGQPAPEFCLSDQDGDKNCLEDLKGKWVVLYFYPRDNTQGCSLEAMDFSRLKGDFEAENAVILGVSRDSEESHRKFIEKKDISICLLSDTGIDIHKTYDVFHMKNFMGKEFMSTVRTTFLIDPEGRIARIWSNVKVKGHAEEVLSELRVLKGQ
- a CDS encoding carboxymuconolactone decarboxylase family protein encodes the protein MSEKVDIDERMAALAEQIPEVMNALMGLHGEVAKDGALSAKTKETMMVGLSIALHCENCLRKHIQVAVSMGATREEIMEVVGATILMAGGPAVAYGSTIVLETLDELNV
- a CDS encoding LIM domain-containing protein, with product MTEEKADHVICGVCGCELEGEDSIEEDGKVLCEDCYIESHHKIKTCDPWAVRSKKMFREGAGLEGAEGLTDLQKAIYELIVSTGGVKREDLAKKFEISPQEAENQFALLRHCELVKGQKRSDGVYLVPFDSLNPENV
- a CDS encoding DUF378 domain-containing protein yields the protein MVEKTAIDWIALVLVIVGGLNWGLVGLFGFDLVAAIFGEMSTISRAVYSLVGLAALYTIYFATKK
- a CDS encoding pyrimidine dimer DNA glycosylase/endonuclease V; amino-acid sequence: MRIWDIPPEKMCRQHLLGEHRELHALWSIITNNKKAYSNHPETLRWKGKLKALYLRHEALVEEMSQRGYKHHSPLDPTLATGKAVQDEFVYSYEEQVKTLRERGCDCRV
- a CDS encoding DUF4956 domain-containing protein, with the protein product MLSDTNLIFVLGFFINFLFAFIIIRFVYFPRQSEHTYLFTFLAFNTVIYFIMGLFTSVELSIGAGFGLFALFSVLRYRTETVPIHEMTYLFLMVALPVLNSILISSGQYEELILTNVLITGVIWTLENGWGFTSRMRSKEIVYEKIDLVHPDKQEEMLADIRERTGLYVVRFEIGRIDYLHDTVDGRIFYLEEAE
- a CDS encoding polyphosphate polymerase domain-containing protein — encoded protein: MMKTSPTPLSSLPAELERFEKITLEELKNSDAQLLNRKERKFLMTRAQFSELLTGLSGSYRVLEIDHSRMSRYSTDYYDTDSFLTYLQHHNGKANRFKLRVRHYLSSGDSYLEIKEKRNTGNTMKRRIPVEGDTKLSEPAPEAFLSSAFPYDYRAFHPVLTTDYTRVTLVARDHPERITFDLDLSFQTDECEYSYPDVVVGEIKHNCPLRQSPAGALLHTLGIRSTSFSKYCTGISLTRTQVKHNRFKKNLLLLDKLSRGGTCIC